The genomic window TGATTTCTTactaaagaagaaaaatatctCATACATTAATACTAGGATAAGATTTGCAAAAGTTTTCATcgaaaattttttgttaactACGTTATTCCATACTGATTCACTGTGccttataaaataaatggttTTCACCTGAACATTctcttttctcttttccacctttttgtttttactgATACCACTATTGACACTGCTCGTGTTGTAAGCATCGATAGTACTCTTCATATTGTTTTTATCCTCCTGTTCGATGTTCGAATAACcgatataattatatttattaaaaaacaagTACCTCTTTAAGCAATGAAAgaatatcataatttttgtaaaaaagttGACTAATGATACAACCATAATATCTTTTAGTATATGAACATGTAAAAACACCTGCACGAGTCTTTTATCATCacttatatcttttttttttattttctcttttcttgAATTAAAAGTGTAAATATACTCATACACTACATTCGtgataaacaaaatgaacaaaaaccCCAGAAAAAATACGTGTACCTGCATTTTGTCACtctatataagtatattatatataaataaatataaatatataaataaatataaatatataaataaatataaatatataaataaatataatatataaatatatatatatatatatatatatatatatatatatatatatatatatatatatatatatatataaataaatatatatacatatatattactattattaattacATTCGGGCTAACACACAGTCAATGAGGTGATATAACTTAGGAATTCGTGACACTAATAATAGTAGCAGTAGCGGTAATGATAgcagtaatagtagtaatacgTATTTCACATAATTGTGTCcttacaaaaattatgcatTTACTCTCTTTCTTATTAGATTTTTAAGGTTAATTTTTGAACTAGCAAAacaatgaatatataaaagaataatagaaattcattattcttattataatGTGTGAAATGCTTAAGAAAGGTACATGtaataccaaaaaaaaaaaaaaaaataaaaaaattgaaaaagaaataaaaaagaaacgaaagaaggaaataaacaaaggaaaaaaattaaaaaaaaaaaaaatacaaattactCGGAAAGGGAACTAAGGTAATCACTCTAAGCGTGGAGACTATAAAACgtactatattttatgtaattaaaaatggtAGTTGATAAGTGCagcatgtgcatatatgtaaacatacatgtgcatatatgtaaacatacatgtgcatatatgtaaacatacatgtacatatatatatatatatatacacttcaacatatataattgcatatatttatttttaaaatcatttCTACAATTtcaaaggaaaaatgaatgTCAGCGTAAAAATGAACATGAAGAGGTTTCgtgcatatgtatgcatgtagcGTATATGTGAATACTAATGTACGTAAGGATATAAGGGCGTATGACGTGCACATGTaagtatgtacgtatatatatacaaaaaaagaagaaaaataaaatttaccGTGCTTTCACGCGCGTATGATAATTACAGAGcaaaaataagcaaataaacaaataaacaaacacatcaaatatattagttctaaagaaaaatattttttattttttaaaaagttttcgagaaaaataagtaaatgaATTTAACCTTAACGTAGTGGTAGCTCAATATTGACATCATTCTTccacaaaaataaaaaaaagtccttttttagaaaaattggCAACGTGGAGAAGCCTTTTTGTATATTCTCTTTCTCTAAGTATATAACGCACTACTACaatttgcatattttaaaagggatatcaaataaatacgtgttttatctttttattaatttttcttagaAAAATTCTGCCAGTTTTTTTGGTTGAACATTTGGAATgttagaaatattaaaagtattaggaatatatgaaataaattatatatacatacatgtaaaaGACtgttatacatgtataaacaGTATAAACACCGAAACAACATAAAACAACACAGGgtaggaagaaaaaaaatttcatataacATATGAACAGGAACAAAGAGTATCAGCAAAAAATTGAAAGATCccaataatttttaacagTGAAAGATGAATATTGCGATTATTACAATGTTACAaaggatttaaaaaaaaaagcaaaaaaaagcaaatgcaacagaaaaagaaaaagaagaatgcGAAAAAGACATTTTCGTACTTTTTTGCATAAatgcattattatattttttattgcatttttttttttttttttaacatttccGACatgttgtaatttttttgtattttatagaTAAATCTTATTTTACGTTTCTCATCTAACACGCAGCTTTATATTCGTCACGTtaaattacaatatattgcattattatattttatattgtattatattattttattttattattttacttttatattttttttttttttttttttttttttttaattttttctcatttgttttacttttacatgttatttatattgtgcattttttataaaattttttatgttttattttttcttaccTTTTTCGCTATTCCTTACGTTTTTGTCCCTCCTTACTTTTTCTTGTCTATTCTtcaacctttttttttgttttttttgttttattttattacgcCTTCCATTCTGAAATTTCtgttgaaaataattatttcgtGCTTGAGTAATTAGCAATATGTTGAGCTGTAACCCTTGCCCTTGTAAAGATACAATTTACCTTATTCCCTATTGTTTTTGTGTCCTCTTTTTCAGCTAACACATTCTGCGGAATGagttgaatatatttattttattattttactattttactattttattattttattctttttctttttttttttaatgtgcCACTTGCGTCAAAATAAGGCTTATTATAACTGTGccattattcatatatgttaATCCTTCCgccgaaaaaaaaaaaaaaaagaactataccaatgaaaaatatgtgaaTCAACATACACATATAGACATATATGCGCACATGCATACAAGCATACATGAACACAGGAAGACTtacacaaataaatataagttcGTGTAAATAACCgcataagcatatatatatatatatatgcatgtacaggcgtaagtatatatgtatgtactttgCACTGCGTTGGCTTTATCCCTTTCTTGGGGCTCATTTTTTAgggtttaaaaaattgtatttttttttcataatttctttaaatgCTTCTTTATTGgaataaaattcataatcCTTCTTATGGCCATGCTGAGGATTTCTTTTCAACAAATCGTAGCCTGTACTTTATTGATGTTTATCTTTATTCTGCTCATTCTGTTCATCCTGTTCTTTATGTTCATCCTGTTCATCCTGTTCATTCTGTTCATCCTGTTCATCCTGTTCATTCTGTTCATTCTGTTCATTCTGtctattttctttattgAACTTGTTATAATAACTGACCGTATAGTTATAAATTTGGTCAATTGTAAAGGGCTTAGTTAAATATAGACGTTTTGTATCCTCAATATTTTCGTTTGTTCTTTCCCTATTATCTAAAAGAAAATTAGATTCTTTATTACATGAGAAGTAATTCTCTACTGACCGTTTCCCCtcgttcatatttttcttttcaaagTACGGTTTTGCTTGTTCGTTATTTGAGTAAATGCTTTCTtgttttaagaaaaaaatatatctcggtttgtttatttctttatgATCTTGTTCTTTCTGCGTACTTTTGTTACTTTCATGATGAGAGTGATGAGAAATATTAGCAGTAATGTCGGAGCAGTCGCTCATTTCTCTTTCAcaaaaattgtaattataatagcagttattattactatatattttgttattactattactattactattattacagttgttaatattattacaattattatcattatttatctTTCCCATTTGAACTTTGTTCATTCTATTTGTTAGCTTTCGAAGCATAGGTAAGAAagaattcattttttttgtattatcatcttttttaaaaaaaaaaattttctctttactatttttatcaCTCGTTTTGTATTTCACACACACTTGAGCATCATCATTAGAACAATGCTCATTAtgttcatttaaaattacatttttagcATTTTCCGTATTCCTAAATGTAGTTATGTTCCTAATTTCTTTATCACCACTTAGTTCAACCTGATCATTCACAAGATTCAAGctgttaatattatcatgtggttcattcattttttgcTGAATTGTAGGGATTTTCCCACCAATCGAATTTTCCATATCTCCACATGGATCTGAACTAACATCCCTATGCGCATATCCATTTGGATTCCCATTCTCGGCGCCATTCACATTATTTGGGGTAATACCAAAGATGCTCTCCTTTTTTAGTTTGTCCCtcatttttgaaatttttagCTGCAtcaatttgttttttaaataaattaatttctGGTCATTATAAGGactatcataatttttatcactGCCTTTTCCCTCACTAGATTCGTTGCTTCTTTTATAACTTTGCCTTTTGTCTAAGCTGAACCGACTCGACTGATCTGACTGGTGCGACTGATCTGACTGGTGCGACTGATCTGATTGGTGCGACTGATCTGACTGGTGCGACTGATCTGATTGGTGCGACTGATCTGACTGGTGCGACTGATATGACTGATGTGAATAATCCGACAGAAGGGAATAATCCGAATGATACGGATGACCCGCCTGATCCCATTGCTCTGCTTCGACTCCTCCTGGGGGATCACGTTCCCCATTCGTATTAACCCAATTACGCTGACTATTTATTGCATTGTCCTTTGAAGGTACATAACTACAAGTAacaatattatgaaaatatttatgatcAGTTCTACTGTTATTTGTAATTTCGTTGAGGGGCATTATTAAACCTTTTTGGTAAATATCATTTTGACACTCATTTTTCACCTGCTTGTTATTAATACCAAAAAGACTTTTtaacgttttttttttctcataataattatatgtaaacatattttctttctctgttcttttccttttttgatttcgtttatataataatttcctCTCTGATTCTTTCGACTGTACTAAATTTTTCCCAACATGTGTCCTTCGTTCAATGAATGGGTGCACATAATCTCCCTGAACACATTCATCATCATCTCTAATATAGCTgacatgttcataatttttttgtcctCCTTGATAGTTTTCATTTTGACTAATTCCAGGTGACTTCAAATGTTCACCGTGCATATTTCCACATACGTCATGGTTGAGTAAATTTCCTTCTTCTCTAATgttcacattttttatttgcaatAACGTTTTTACATCGTTTGGTTGATCATCATGTGGTATAGGTAACACGTCTCTGTTATTctgatcatttttttttaaacctCTTTCTTTGTAATAATTTACGTTCCTACTTGTTCTAATATTTAACAGGCTGTCTTCTAGACTGCCTTGATGCATTCCTACCAGATTGTCTATCTGATTGCGGAGGTTATTTATCTGAATGTTCAATTgattaaatgttttattgCTTTTTTGTATGTACACATGATTGTTTACCTGATCATACAGGTTATTTATTTGCGTTTTAATATTACTTATTTGCCtatatatcttattatgtatatacacatcCCCCTGATTATGTTTCTCATCTTTGTACTTCTTATCTAATtgatcatataaatatttaacatgATAATTTATCTGttcatacattttattaattttcttaCCATATAAAATGTCTATTTGACTATTGgcaatatttatatcattatt from Plasmodium malariae genome assembly, chromosome: 13 includes these protein-coding regions:
- the PmUG01_13049000 gene encoding conserved Plasmodium protein, unknown function — protein: MKNENGVVYKNNTWTLHNNKSNATANKKKSRVEYLTLLGNGKLFENTKDQDEEKKNQVTDMYIYTSKGVEKVSINTSVKDKKKEENKNKRYQYLKDKITNVLKIQEKLKQNSTEGNVLGQNVVQEGFDQGGVLLREDGLWNDLDIPGYTNAKDVITFDKSKNEINILSSKKSGELTSRDFFHDVPAIMLGAPVVDLSSAKSTTKKQLNMSRNDKDVNEQAESITEKDYITDWNILNKRISKVDNPLSVYEGESVLCNEESNDRARNEAIRDMNKQINKQMNNDMNKQMNIDMNKQMNIDMNKQMNIDQNDQNKQMNIDQNKQMNIDQNKQMNIDQNKQMNIDQNKQMNIDQNKQMNIDQNKQMNNDMNKQMNNNMNKQVNEDMIKLASCEKNYESTKNTTQGINEKEQRNNINSSSFPKTVTHDEANDISTFQKRGNTEIHNNIYNSKTVLNGNNLNVNGNPLSHNNIDEVSILYNEMQVLSGEINNIRNKINIINNKKYGKINILNNKINMLNSKRSENQTNNINNYINSNINNDINIANSQIDILYGKKINKMYEQINYHVKYLYDQLDKKYKDEKHNQGDVYIHNKIYRQISNIKTQINNLYDQVNNHVYIQKSNKTFNQLNIQINNLRNQIDNLVGMHQGSLEDSLLNIRTSRNVNYYKERGLKKNDQNNRDVLPIPHDDQPNDVKTLLQIKNVNIREEGNLLNHDVCGNMHGEHLKSPGISQNENYQGGQKNYEHVSYIRDDDECVQGDYVHPFIERRTHVGKNLVQSKESERKLLYKRNQKRKRTEKENMFTYNYYEKKKTLKSLFGINNKQVKNECQNDIYQKGLIMPLNEITNNSRTDHKYFHNIVTCSYVPSKDNAINSQRNWVNTNGERDPPGGVEAEQWDQAGHPYHSDYSLLSDYSHQSYQSHQSDQSHQSDQSHQSDQSHQSDQSHQSDQSHQSDQSSRFSLDKRQSYKRSNESSEGKGSDKNYDSPYNDQKLIYLKNKLMQLKISKMRDKLKKESIFGITPNNVNGAENGNPNGYAHRDVSSDPCGDMENSIGGKIPTIQQKMNEPHDNINSLNLVNDQVELSGDKEIRNITTFRNTENAKNVILNEHNEHCSNDDAQVCVKYKTSDKNSKEKIFFFKKDDNTKKMNSFLPMLRKLTNRMNKVQMGKINNDNNCNNINNCNNSNSNSNNKIYSNNNCYYNYNFCEREMSDCSDITANISHHSHHESNKSTQKEQDHKEINKPRYIFFLKQESIYSNNEQAKPYFEKKNMNEGKRSVENYFSCNKESNFLLDNRERTNENIEDTKRLYLTKPFTIDQIYNYTVSYYNKFNKENRQNEQNEQNEQDEQDEQNEQDEQDEHKEQDEQNEQNKDKHQ